In Triticum urartu cultivar G1812 chromosome 6, Tu2.1, whole genome shotgun sequence, the following proteins share a genomic window:
- the LOC125512231 gene encoding desiccation-related protein PCC13-62-like, translated as MARAHGAFLLQLLAAGLQVVALAATITVTQTDDPRCRPSLPRRGAIAVYPSDMEQLQFLLNPKFVEAEWFLHAALGRGIDYLDRNLSAGGPAPVGARKASLDFRTTEIAAELGYQEVGHIRAITQANGGFPRPPIDLSADRFAAIMDDALGARLDPPFDAYNGTVNFLLASYILPHVTAAAAVGISPNLMGYASKRLHASVLAVEAGQDAVIRMLLYQRADETVAPYKGHTVAEFTRRISDWRNELSGCGAKDEGVKVLDRHQGAERRTISNILGAGVDSLGYQRTPAEALRILYGSRNEQVPGGFLPRGANGTIARGFVQLA; from the coding sequence ATGGCTCGCGCGCACGGCGCATTCCTGCTGCAGCTGCTGGCCGCGGGCCTGCAGGTCGTCGCGCTCGCGGCGACCATCACAGTCACACAGACGGACGACCCGCGGTGCCGGCCGAGCCTGCCGCGGCGGGGCGCCATCGCGGTGTACCCGAGCGACATGGAGCAGCTGCAGTTCCTGCTCAACCCCAAGTTCGTGGAGGCGGAGTGGTTCCTCCACGCCGCGCTGGGCCGCGGCATCGACTACCTCGACCGCAACCTCTCGGCGGGCGGCCCGGCCCCCGTCGGCGCGCGCAAGGCCAGCCTCGACTTCCGCACCACCGAGATCGCCGCGGAGCTCGGGTACCAGGAGGTGGGCCACATCAGGGCCATCACGCAGGCCAACGGCGGGTTCCCGCGCCCGCCCATCGACCTCAGCGCCGACCGCTTCGCCGCCATCATGGACGACGCCCTGGGCGCGCGCCTCGACCCGCCCTTCGACGCCTACAACGGCACCGTCAACTTCCTCCTCGCCTCCTACATCCTGCCccacgtcaccgccgccgccgccgtcggcaTCAGCCCCAACCTCATGGGCTACGCCTCCAAGCGCCTCCACGCCAGCGTCCTGGCGGTGGAGGCCGGGCAGGACGCGGTGATCAGGATGCTGCTGTACCAGCGCGCCGACGAGACGGTGGCGCCCTACAAGGGGCACACGGTGGCCGAGTTCACGCGCCGGATCTCCGACTGGCGCAACGAGCTGTCCGGCTGCGGCGCCAAGGACGAGGGGGTCAAGGTGCTGGACCGGCATCAGGGCGCGGAGCGACGCACCATCAGCAACATCCTCGGCGCCGGCGTGGACTCGCTCGGGTACCAGCGGACCCCGGCGGAGGCGCTGCGCATCCTCTACGGCTCGCGCAACGAGCAGGTCCCCGGCGGGTTCCTGCCCCGGGGCGCCAACGGCACCATCGCCAGAGGATTTGTCCAGCTCGCATAG